The sequence below is a genomic window from Candidatus Aegiribacteria sp..
AATGGAGATACCTCATACTGAATGGAAAATAAGCTGAGAATTCTTTTTCTGTGTACGGGTAATGCCTGCCGAAGCCAGATGGCGGAAGGGTTTGCAAGGAATATGAAAGGTGATGTACTTGAAGTATTTTCTGCTGGAATCGTAGCTCACGGGTTGAATTCCCTGGCTATACAGGTGATGCGGGAAGCTGGTGTGGATATAACAGAACAGTGGAGTAAAACTATAGAAGAACTGAACGATAGAGAATTCGATTATGTAATCACTGTATGTGATAACGCCAGTGAGAACTGTCCTTATTTTCCTGCCGGAATCAGGGTTATTCATAAAGGATTTGATGATCCACCTGTGCTTGCGAGGAATGCCGGTTCCTTCGAGGGTGAACTGGACTGCTACAGGCGCGTGAGAGATGAGATAAAAGCATTTATTAAAGAATTGCCTGACTTTCTAAAAGGGAATGCAGAATGAAAACGCTGAAGCTTTTGATAATGATATGCATTGTTCTTCCAGTCATGGCAGATTTTGATAACTGGTCTCCTACAATAGGCATCAAGCTCACTACTCCCCAGAAGATGAGCCTTTCGCTTGGAATCAGCGGAACATCATGGGGAAGGCTGTTCGGTTCCGACAGCGGTATTCTCATTCG
It includes:
- a CDS encoding arsenate reductase ArsC, which produces MENKLRILFLCTGNACRSQMAEGFARNMKGDVLEVFSAGIVAHGLNSLAIQVMREAGVDITEQWSKTIEELNDREFDYVITVCDNASENCPYFPAGIRVIHKGFDDPPVLARNAGSFEGELDCYRRVRDEIKAFIKELPDFLKGNAE